The Chloroflexota bacterium genome includes a region encoding these proteins:
- a CDS encoding DUF58 domain-containing protein, with the protein MVNIEQIRRRPVGILALLVITGLVALGGGWYLMFYAAWALAFLLVIAYALSFIGLRALYFERKTRALRAEVGSYFDERVIVENRSWLPKLWLEIEDQGQHPEHTASFVVSMGPYGRFVRPVHTLCRQRGVFQLGPVFAQSGDPFGIFRQRRQIDGVSTLVVYPVALPLTQFGRVDGDLTGGALQGERVLHTTTNVSGVREYLPGDTFNRIHWKSTARQRQLMVKEFELDPFADIWIVLDLDERTMAGSGVESVEEYAVTIAATLSKHFLDENRAVGFVSHGLMLSPDRGMRQHLKILEVLAFVRPARNAPLAELIVAEQRRFSRTDTVVVITGSRDDDWIGMLRGMWIRGVHSQVVLIESSTYARGVSSSVPVVSGLAGARIPTYIVKRGESIQKCLAAPVLGGRGAAV; encoded by the coding sequence GTGGTGAACATCGAGCAGATCCGGCGGCGGCCAGTCGGCATTCTGGCGCTGCTCGTCATCACGGGACTTGTCGCGCTGGGCGGCGGCTGGTACCTGATGTTCTACGCGGCCTGGGCGCTGGCCTTTCTGCTGGTCATCGCCTACGCCCTCAGCTTCATCGGGCTGCGTGCGCTCTACTTCGAGCGCAAGACGCGGGCGTTGCGGGCCGAGGTCGGGTCGTACTTTGACGAGCGGGTCATCGTCGAGAATCGCTCGTGGCTCCCCAAGCTGTGGTTGGAGATCGAGGATCAGGGCCAGCACCCGGAGCACACGGCCAGCTTCGTGGTGTCGATGGGGCCGTACGGTCGGTTCGTCCGGCCGGTCCACACGCTCTGCCGCCAGCGGGGCGTGTTTCAACTGGGGCCGGTCTTCGCCCAGAGCGGCGACCCGTTCGGCATCTTCCGCCAGCGCCGCCAGATCGACGGCGTGAGCACGCTGGTCGTCTACCCGGTGGCCCTGCCGCTGACGCAGTTCGGCCGCGTCGATGGCGACCTGACCGGCGGTGCGCTCCAGGGTGAGCGGGTGCTGCACACCACAACCAACGTGTCCGGCGTGCGCGAGTACCTGCCCGGCGATACCTTCAACCGCATCCACTGGAAGAGTACGGCCCGCCAGCGGCAGCTCATGGTCAAGGAGTTCGAGCTTGACCCGTTTGCCGATATCTGGATCGTGCTGGACCTGGACGAGCGGACGATGGCCGGCTCGGGTGTCGAGTCGGTGGAGGAGTACGCGGTCACGATTGCCGCGACGCTCTCCAAGCACTTCCTGGACGAGAACCGGGCGGTCGGCTTCGTGTCGCACGGGTTGATGCTCTCGCCAGACCGTGGCATGCGCCAGCATCTGAAGATCCTCGAAGTGCTGGCGTTCGTGCGGCCGGCCCGCAACGCGCCCCTCGCCGAGTTGATCGTCGCGGAGCAGCGGCGGTTCAGCCGCACAGACACGGTCGTCGTCATCACCGGTTCGCGCGACGACGACTGGATCGGGATGCTGCGTGGGATGTGGATTCGGGGCGTGCACAGCCAGGTGGTGCTGATCGAGTCGAGCACGTATGCGCGCGGGGTCTCGTCCTCGGTGCCGGTAGTCAGCGGGCTGGCCGGCGCGCGCATCCCGACCTACATCGTCAAGCGCGGCGAGTCCATTCAGAAGTGCCTGGCCGCTCCGGTTCTCGGTGGCCGCGGCGCGGCGGTATGA
- a CDS encoding transglutaminase domain-containing protein: MSSAGRYGPREGWLSVLLLAAVLWCVVHSVYEAEWADNLDLLVPLTWLLMGVGIVGAKSALRPAASHVLAVIIAVEAIVERFGSRMTASTWEGRLNELAWHVVTWFETAMSGGNSRDNVMFALLMATVGMILGYGAAWLVFAKGRGGVAVSVCASLLLLHLSYSYSTLNYHFYLLLFFGLLLLVRLELSRRQQFWQTSGLAVQGQVVRNVVMTSAGAIALVLILARQGPAEQPSELMEPVWSRFLDVWQRGQSHVDRLFGGVQGPPVVVVGLAFGNTMQPRDNFELGSGPVLKIEAPRARYWRTMSYAVYTGQGMVSGDVYGDRFEGDQPLPAPFGATEAREEITQRITVLANQSNLVFASDYPVKVDVPTLVEWRENQDDPAVVRLASMLRKGQQYTVTSSASVASEDQMRQAGEQYPKGVEKYLQLPPSVPDRVKQLAQEVTAGAPTPYDKAIALEAYLRQMSYETRVPTPPTDRDWVDYTLFDVQTGYADSLSTSMVVMLRSLDIPARVVTGFAPGTFVEDEGAFIIFESEAHAWVEVFFPRLGWINFEPSVIRDLPFRPTEQTSIILPITDGSYMGESPDMYMDDPFFDGFGDYIPPPPERNDTPWIIGLGVVLGLGLLLVAAWYAMMALLRRGLRALPWHAQWYGQFRRLAAWAGLAGRPSQTPFEYADWLDGRYPGTGKMVRPIAEVYVHGAYSGQEPGPEELARASKAWEQVRRPLARRVFLRGVIAARERFEEIRERVTKRQRAA; the protein is encoded by the coding sequence ATGTCCTCGGCTGGACGCTATGGACCGCGTGAAGGCTGGCTTTCCGTCCTGCTCCTGGCGGCGGTGCTCTGGTGTGTCGTCCACTCGGTGTACGAGGCCGAGTGGGCGGACAACCTCGACCTGCTGGTCCCGCTGACGTGGCTGCTGATGGGCGTCGGCATCGTCGGCGCGAAGAGCGCACTGCGGCCTGCCGCCAGCCATGTGCTGGCCGTCATCATCGCCGTTGAGGCCATTGTCGAACGGTTCGGCAGCCGCATGACGGCCTCGACCTGGGAGGGTCGCCTCAACGAGCTGGCCTGGCACGTGGTCACCTGGTTCGAGACGGCGATGAGCGGCGGCAACAGCCGCGACAACGTCATGTTCGCGCTGCTGATGGCCACTGTGGGCATGATCCTGGGCTACGGCGCCGCCTGGCTCGTGTTCGCCAAGGGCCGTGGCGGGGTGGCCGTCTCGGTCTGCGCCTCGTTGCTCCTGCTCCACCTCTCCTACAGCTACAGCACGCTCAACTACCACTTCTACTTGCTGCTCTTCTTCGGGCTGCTGCTGCTGGTGCGCTTGGAGCTGTCGCGGCGGCAGCAGTTCTGGCAGACCTCCGGGTTGGCGGTGCAGGGGCAGGTGGTTCGCAACGTCGTCATGACGAGTGCTGGCGCCATCGCCCTCGTACTGATCCTGGCGCGTCAGGGGCCAGCCGAGCAGCCCAGCGAGCTGATGGAACCGGTCTGGTCGCGCTTCCTCGACGTCTGGCAGCGCGGCCAGAGCCACGTGGACCGTCTGTTCGGGGGCGTCCAGGGGCCGCCTGTCGTCGTGGTCGGGCTCGCGTTCGGCAACACGATGCAGCCCCGCGACAACTTCGAGCTTGGCTCGGGGCCGGTGCTGAAGATCGAAGCGCCCCGCGCGCGCTACTGGCGCACGATGAGCTACGCCGTCTACACCGGGCAGGGCATGGTCAGCGGCGACGTCTACGGCGACCGCTTCGAGGGTGACCAGCCGCTGCCGGCGCCGTTCGGGGCCACCGAGGCGCGCGAAGAGATCACCCAGCGGATCACGGTCCTGGCGAACCAGTCGAATCTGGTGTTCGCGTCGGATTACCCCGTGAAGGTGGACGTGCCGACGCTGGTCGAGTGGCGCGAGAACCAGGACGACCCGGCCGTGGTGCGGCTCGCCAGCATGCTCCGCAAGGGCCAGCAGTACACCGTGACCTCGTCGGCCTCCGTGGCGTCCGAGGATCAGATGCGGCAGGCTGGCGAGCAGTATCCGAAGGGCGTCGAGAAGTACCTCCAGCTTCCGCCGAGTGTGCCGGACCGGGTGAAGCAGCTCGCGCAGGAGGTCACAGCCGGCGCTCCCACACCGTACGACAAGGCGATCGCGCTCGAAGCGTACTTGCGGCAGATGTCGTATGAGACGCGCGTGCCGACCCCGCCCACCGACCGTGACTGGGTGGACTACACCCTCTTCGACGTGCAGACGGGGTACGCCGACTCACTGTCCACCTCGATGGTGGTGATGCTGCGCTCGCTCGACATTCCCGCTCGCGTGGTGACGGGCTTTGCGCCCGGCACCTTCGTCGAGGACGAGGGCGCGTTCATCATCTTTGAGAGCGAGGCGCACGCCTGGGTCGAAGTCTTCTTCCCGCGCCTCGGCTGGATCAACTTCGAGCCGAGCGTCATCCGCGATCTGCCGTTCCGCCCGACCGAGCAGACCTCGATCATCCTGCCGATCACCGACGGCAGCTATATGGGCGAGAGCCCCGATATGTACATGGATGATCCGTTCTTCGACGGCTTCGGCGACTACATCCCGCCGCCGCCCGAGCGCAACGACACGCCGTGGATCATCGGGCTCGGCGTCGTGCTCGGACTCGGGCTGCTGCTGGTGGCCGCCTGGTACGCCATGATGGCGCTCCTACGGCGCGGCCTTCGCGCCCTGCCCTGGCATGCCCAATGGTACGGCCAGTTCCGCCGGCTGGCGGCCTGGGCCGGGCTGGCAGGGCGGCCGTCGCAGACGCCGTTCGAGTATGCCGACTGGCTGGACGGCCGGTACCCTGGGACTGGCAAGATGGTCCGCCCGATTGCCGAGGTCTACGTGCACGGGGCGTACAGCGGGCAGGAGCCTGGCCCAGAGGAGCTGGCACGGGCGTCAAAGGCCTGGGAGCAAGTCCGGCGGCCGCTGGCGCGCCGGGTCTTCCTGCGCGGGGTGATAGCCGCGCGCGAGCGCTTTGAAGAGATCCGGGAGCGTGTCACGAAGCGTCAACGCGCGGCCTGA
- the gcvT gene encoding glycine cleavage system aminomethyltransferase GcvT codes for MTGDAASDGALLRTALYDCHHAAAARMVDFGGWDMPIQYKTGIRAEHLAVRAGVGVFDLSHMGRLYVRGADAMALVQWLTTNDASRLAPGRAQYSLICGSDGQILDDIIAYNLGAEMLLVVNASNRLKVLAWIEQNQQNGPLAGLDAKIYDATAETAMIGFQGPESERLLQDLVDVDLSTLRYYAALSGTADGKPGLIARTGYTGEDGFEVIVAAADGPSTWNTLLEGRGGVTPMACGLGARDTLRLEAGMPLYGHEIDESCNPFEAGLGRVVKLAKGELSGKAALERVAEAGPERKLIAFELTAGGVPRQGYAILDADAAVGQVTSGNVSPSLGTPIGMAYVPLRLSEPGTAIAVEIRGKAVPAKVVTLPFYPHKTKKIAAPSTSRS; via the coding sequence ATGACAGGTGATGCCGCGTCTGACGGAGCGCTTCTCCGCACAGCCCTCTACGATTGTCACCACGCCGCCGCTGCTCGCATGGTCGATTTCGGCGGCTGGGACATGCCCATCCAGTACAAGACGGGCATCCGTGCCGAGCATCTCGCCGTCCGCGCGGGCGTCGGCGTGTTCGACCTCTCCCACATGGGGCGGCTGTACGTGCGTGGCGCTGACGCCATGGCGCTGGTGCAGTGGCTCACCACGAACGATGCCAGCCGGCTGGCCCCTGGCCGCGCTCAGTACTCGCTGATCTGCGGCAGCGATGGCCAGATCCTGGACGACATCATCGCCTACAACCTGGGAGCTGAGATGCTCCTGGTCGTCAACGCCTCCAACCGGCTCAAGGTGCTGGCCTGGATCGAGCAGAACCAGCAGAACGGGCCGCTGGCCGGCCTCGACGCGAAGATCTACGACGCGACCGCCGAGACGGCGATGATCGGCTTCCAGGGGCCAGAGTCGGAGCGACTGCTCCAGGATCTCGTAGACGTCGATCTGAGCACGCTGCGGTACTACGCCGCGCTCTCGGGGACGGCGGACGGCAAGCCGGGGCTGATCGCACGCACGGGCTACACGGGCGAGGACGGCTTCGAGGTGATCGTGGCAGCGGCTGATGGCCCGAGCACCTGGAACACGCTGCTGGAAGGGCGCGGCGGCGTGACGCCGATGGCCTGCGGGCTGGGCGCGCGCGACACCCTCCGGCTCGAGGCCGGCATGCCGCTCTACGGGCACGAGATCGACGAAAGCTGCAACCCGTTCGAGGCGGGCCTGGGCCGGGTGGTCAAGCTGGCCAAGGGTGAGCTGTCCGGCAAGGCGGCGCTCGAGCGGGTGGCCGAAGCTGGCCCCGAGCGCAAGCTGATCGCCTTCGAGCTGACGGCTGGCGGCGTCCCACGGCAGGGGTACGCTATCCTCGACGCCGACGCAGCCGTCGGTCAGGTGACCAGTGGCAACGTCTCTCCGAGCCTCGGGACGCCGATCGGCATGGCCTACGTCCCGCTCCGCCTTTCCGAGCCAGGGACGGCGATCGCCGTCGAGATTCGCGGCAAGGCCGTGCCGGCGAAGGTCGTCACGCTCCCCTTCTACCCCCACAAGACCAAAAAGATCGCGGCGCCCTCAACGTCGCGAAGCTGA
- the gcvH gene encoding glycine cleavage system protein GcvH has translation MDPTDRRYTEEHEWVKMDGDVAVVGITSFAQDQLGDVVYVELPKVGDRVEAMKSFGVIESVKTASDLYAPVSGVVEAVNGSLTGSPETVNDAPYEGGWLIKVKPDNPADIDTLMTAQQYGEQVAGS, from the coding sequence GTGGACCCGACAGATCGCCGCTATACCGAAGAACACGAGTGGGTCAAGATGGACGGCGACGTTGCCGTCGTCGGGATCACCTCCTTCGCACAGGATCAGCTGGGCGACGTCGTCTACGTCGAGTTGCCGAAGGTCGGCGACCGCGTGGAGGCGATGAAGTCGTTTGGCGTGATCGAGTCCGTCAAGACGGCGTCCGACCTGTACGCGCCCGTGAGCGGCGTGGTCGAAGCCGTCAACGGGTCGCTGACTGGCAGCCCCGAGACGGTCAACGACGCGCCCTACGAGGGCGGCTGGCTGATCAAAGTCAAGCCTGACAATCCAGCTGACATCGATACTCTGATGACGGCGCAGCAGTACGGCGAACAGGTCGCCGGATCGTAG
- the gcvPA gene encoding aminomethyl-transferring glycine dehydrogenase subunit GcvPA — translation MAFVPLTADERQAMLEQIGVGSVADLFADIPASVRFPQLDVPPPLTEIQTVAKMSALAAKNQPVGQLACFVGAGYYNHYSPSVVSHLMGRSEFYTSYTPYQPEVSQGTLQYSFEFQSLVCDLFEMDVANSSVYDGASGAAEAVLMALRISRRDRVVLDGSVHPEHRAVVAAYLDGRGIEVVTTNVGIKDGKLNRQSVVEQIDGETACVVIQQPDFFGTIRDLAAIVAKAREVGALVVYVVGDPVSLGLLKTPGGWDADIAIGEGQGLGLPLQYGGPGVGIMTCKTAHLRQLPGRIVGQTTDHDGRRGFVLTLQAREQHIRREKATSNICTSQTLLALGATIYLAAMGPAGLKQAAGLSHKQTRAVADQIRRVDGYRVVNDGPFFDEITVTCPADGDTMRHELAKRGIIGGYALGREYPGLENALVLCATEMTTSEEIDRLVSGLREIGGAR, via the coding sequence ATGGCGTTCGTTCCCCTGACAGCAGACGAGCGGCAGGCCATGCTCGAACAGATCGGCGTCGGCTCCGTCGCCGATCTGTTCGCGGACATCCCGGCCTCCGTGCGATTCCCCCAGCTGGATGTGCCGCCGCCGCTGACCGAGATCCAGACGGTCGCCAAGATGTCGGCGCTGGCCGCGAAGAACCAGCCGGTCGGCCAACTGGCCTGCTTTGTGGGCGCTGGCTACTACAACCACTACTCGCCGAGCGTTGTCAGCCACCTGATGGGGCGGTCTGAGTTCTACACTTCGTACACGCCGTATCAGCCTGAGGTCAGCCAGGGCACGCTGCAGTACTCGTTCGAGTTCCAGAGCCTTGTCTGCGACCTGTTCGAGATGGACGTGGCGAACTCGTCGGTCTACGACGGGGCGTCGGGGGCGGCCGAAGCGGTGCTGATGGCGCTGCGGATCTCGCGCCGCGACCGGGTGGTGCTGGACGGCTCCGTCCACCCTGAGCACCGCGCCGTCGTCGCGGCCTACCTGGACGGGCGCGGCATCGAGGTGGTGACGACGAACGTCGGCATCAAGGATGGCAAGCTCAACCGGCAGTCGGTGGTCGAGCAGATCGACGGCGAGACGGCCTGCGTGGTGATCCAGCAGCCGGACTTCTTCGGGACCATTCGCGATCTGGCGGCCATCGTTGCGAAGGCCCGCGAGGTTGGGGCGCTGGTCGTCTACGTGGTGGGCGATCCGGTCTCGCTGGGGCTGCTCAAGACCCCGGGCGGCTGGGACGCGGATATCGCCATCGGCGAGGGCCAGGGACTCGGCTTGCCGCTTCAGTACGGCGGCCCGGGCGTCGGCATCATGACCTGCAAGACGGCCCACCTGCGCCAGCTGCCGGGGCGGATCGTCGGCCAGACGACGGACCACGACGGCCGGCGCGGCTTCGTGCTGACGCTCCAGGCTCGCGAGCAGCACATTCGCCGTGAGAAGGCCACGTCGAACATCTGCACCAGCCAGACGCTGCTGGCGCTCGGCGCGACGATCTACCTCGCCGCGATGGGGCCGGCCGGCCTCAAGCAGGCGGCCGGTCTCTCGCACAAGCAGACCCGCGCGGTGGCGGACCAGATCCGCCGTGTTGACGGCTACCGCGTCGTCAACGACGGCCCGTTCTTCGACGAGATCACGGTGACCTGTCCGGCCGACGGCGACACGATGCGCCACGAGCTGGCGAAGCGCGGCATCATCGGCGGCTACGCGCTCGGGCGCGAGTACCCGGGCCTGGAGAACGCCCTGGTGCTGTGCGCCACTGAGATGACGACCAGCGAGGAGATCGACCGACTCGTCTCGGGTCTCCGCGAGATCGGAGGCGCGCGATGA